A genomic stretch from Canis lupus baileyi chromosome 3, mCanLup2.hap1, whole genome shotgun sequence includes:
- the NEURL4 gene encoding neuralized-like protein 4 isoform X1, translating into MAAGSGGSGGSGGGPGPGPGGGGGPGGSGAGPGSGGELHPRTGRLVSLSACGRTARRQQPGQEFNHGLVLSREPLRDGRVFTVRIDRKVNSWSGSIEIGVTALDPSVLDFPSSATGLKGGSWVVSGCSVLRDGRSVLEEYGQDLDQLGEGDRVGVERTVAGELRLWVNGRDCGVAATGLPARVWAVVDLYGKCTQITVLPPEPGFSPPAPIPTPPLEPSAPPEDSTLTEQATSGDEAFMVSPAQPRPETFPNSLESHNDFASMELSEVVGNAILSAYNGGLLNVNLSSPPAGEGLGSGGAATSPILTSNDALLFHEKCGTLIKLSNNNKTAERRRPLDEFNNGVVMTNRPLRDNEMFEIRIDKLVDKWSGSIEIGVTTHNPNNLEYPATMTNLQSGTIMMSGCGILTNGKGTRREYCEFSLDELQEGDHIGLTRKSNSALHFFINGIDQGVATPLTPPVVYGVVDLYGMAVKVTIVHNNNHSDRLRRNNAILRALSPEGALRRATPATQAEPERLLFHPNCGQKAAITHEGRTALRPQYGPWCGEKPAAGTLTGSEEGWRSRSATDDFNHGVVLSSRALRDGEVFQVRIDKMVDKWAGSIEIGVTTHNPAYLQLPSTMTNLRSGTWMMTGNGVMHNGTTILDEYGHNLDRLKVGEQAGDTVGVVRREDGTLHFFVNGMTQGPAAWNVPPGVYAVVDLYGQAAQATIVDDVEVPPAPEPLSEGNNQVSPSSPSSGAGGSDLRFHQLHGSNAVITNGGRTALRHNCRSEFNDAIVISNRALRDGELFEIVIQKMVDRWSGSIEAGVTAIRPEDLEFPNTMTDIDYDTWMLSGTAIMQDGNTMRNNYGCDLDALGTGARIGMMRTAKGDLHYFINGQDQGAACSGLPPGKEVYAVVDLYGQCVQVSITNATGPMDNSLATSNTATEKSFPLHSPAAGVAHRFHSTCGKNVALEEDGTRAVRAVGYAHGLVFSTKELKTEEVFEVKVEELDEKWAGSLRLGLTTLAPGEMGPGAGGGPGLPPSLPELRTKTTWMVSSCEVRRDGQLQRMNYGRSLERLGVGSRVGIRRGADDTMHILVDGEDMGPAATGIAKNVWAVLDLYGPVRSVSVVSSTRLEEPEGTQPPSPSSDTGSEAEEDDDGEEHSLRGQSQVAMMSTSLEFLENHGKNILLSNGNRTATRVASYNQGIVVINQPLVPQLLVQVRIDFLNRQWTSSLVLGVITCPPERLNFPASACALKRAAWLLRGRGIFHNGLKICEKFGPNLDTCPEGTILGLRLDSSGGLHLHVNGMDQGVAVSDVPQPCHALVDLYGQCEQVTIVSPEPGAASGKSAGTQGDMEKADMVDGIKESVCWGPLPAASPLKSCEYHALCSRFQELLLLPEDYFMPPPKRSLCYCESCRKLRGGSQEGAWKKPQNLYWSRGGSLSSLPGLHPRVNPRLEAGTMTKKWHMAYHGSNVAAIRRVLDRGELGAGTASILSCRPLKGKPGVGFEEPGENCAPPREEQPPSVLLSPSLQYAGAETLASKVQFRDPKSQRTHQAQVAFQVCVRPGSYTPGPPSATLREPPDPHFSPAELEWITKEKGATLLYALLVRVE; encoded by the exons ATGGCGGCGGGGTCGGGTGGGAGCGGGGGCTCCGGGGGTGGCCCCGGGCCGGggcctggcgggggtgggggccccGGCGGGAGCGGCGCAGGGCCGGGGTCCGGCGGGGAGTTGCACCCCCGCACCGGGCGCCTGGTGAGCCTGTCGGCCTGCGGGCGTACCGCGCGGCGGCAGCAGCCGGGCCAGGAGTTTAACCACGGGCTGGTGTTGAGCCGGGAGCCCTTGCGCGATGGACGCGTCTTCACCGTCCGCATCGACCGCAAG GTCAACTCCTGGAGTGGCTCCATTGAGATTGGGGTGACGGCCCTAGACCCCAGTGTTCTGGACTTCCCAAGCAGCGCCACAGGGCTGAAGGGGGGCTCATGGGTAGTGTCAGGCTGCTCGGTGTTGAGGGATGGACGCTCTGTGCTGGAGGAGTATGGTCAGGACCTGGACCAGCTTGGTGAAGGGGACCGTGTGGGCGTGGAGCGCACAGTTGCTGGGGAGCTGCGGCTCTGGGTGAATGGGCGGGACTGTGGTGTTGCCGCCACGGGCCTCCCCGCCCGGGTCTGGGCCGTGGTGGACCTTTACGGCAAGTGCACCCAGATCACCGTGCTGCCCCCCGAGCCAGGTTTCAGCCCCCCTGCTCCCATCCCCACACCTCCCCTCGAGCCCTCTGCACCCCCTGAAGATTCCACCTTGACTGAACAGGCGACCTCTGGGGATGAAG CCTTCATGGTGTCCCCAGCGCAGCCCCGGCCGGAGACGTTTCCTAACAGCCTTGAGTCGCATAATG ACTTTGCCAGCATGGAGCTCTCTGAGGTGGTGGGCAACGCCATCCTTTCTGCCTACAACGGGGGGCTCCTAAATGTGAACCTGAGCTCCCCACCGGCAGGGGAAGGACTGGGGTCTGGCGGGGCTGCCACCTCGCCCATCCTCACCTCCAACGACGCCCTGCTCTTTCACGAGAAGTGTGGGACTCTCATCAAACTCAGCAACAACAATAAGACAGCTGAGCGCCGCCGGCCCCTGGACGAATTCAACAACGGGGTTGTCATGACCAACCGCCCTCTCCGGGACAATGAGATGTTTGAG ATCCGCATTGACAAGCTCGTAGACAAGTGGTCGGGCTCCATTGAGATTGGTGTCACCACCCACAACCCCAACAACCTGGAGTACCCTGCCACCATGACCAATTTACAGTCAG GCACCATCATGATGAGCGGCTGTGGGATCCTGACCAATGGCAAGGGCACCCGCCGGGAGTACTGTGAATTCAGCCTGGATGAGCTGCAG GAGGGCGACCACATTGGTCTCACAAGGAAGTCCAACTCAGCCCTGCACTTCTTTATCAATGGCATTGATCAGG GCGTGGCTACCCCACTGACACCCCCAGTGGTGTACGGCGTGGTGGACTTGTACGGGATGGCTGTGAAGGTGACCATCGTCCACAATAACAACCACAGCGACCGGCTGCGTCGAAACAATGCCATCCTGCGGGCACTGTCCCCCGAGGGCGCCCTGCGTCGCGCCACTCCTGCCACCCAGGCAGAGCCCGAGCGCCTGCTCTTCCACCCTAACTGCGGGCAGAAGGCAGCTATCACCCACGAGGGACGCACTGCCCTGAGGCCCCAGTATGGCCCATGGTGTGGGGAGAAGCCTGCTGCAGGGACTCTAACAGGATCGGAGGAGGGGTGGAGAAGCAGGAG TGCCACAGATGACTTCAACCATGGCGTGGTGCTGAGTAGCAGAGCCCTGCGGGACGGAGAGGTGTTTCAGGTGCGCATCGACAAGATGGTGGACAAGTGGGCTGGCTCCATTGAGATTGGTGTCACCACCCACAACCCTGCCTACCTCCAGTTGCCCTCCACCATGACCAACTTGCGCTCTG GGACCTGGATGATGACCGGGAATGGGGTGATGCACAACGGAACGACCATTTTGGACGAGTATGGGCACAATCTGGACCGCCTCAAGGTGGGGGAGCAG GCAGGGGACACTGTGGGCGTGGTGCGGCGGGAGGACGGGACCCTGCACTTCTTCGTCAACGGGATGACCCAGGGCCCTGCGGCCTGGAATGTGCCCCCTGGCGTCTACGCTGTTGTGGACCTCTATGGCCAGGCAGCCCAAGCTACCATTGTGGATGACGTGG AGGTGCCCCCGGCCCCTGAGCCCCTCTCTGAAGGGAACAACCAGGTGTCTCCCAGCTCCCCATCATCAGGGGCCGGGGGCTCTGACCTGCGCTTCCATCAGCTGCACGGCAGTAATGCAGTCATCACCAACGGGGGCCGCACCGCACTCCGGCACAACTGCCGCAGCGAGTTCAATGACGCCATCGTCATCTCCAACCG GGCCCTGCGGGACGGAGAGCTGTTTGAAATCGTTATTCAGAAGATGGTGGACCGCTGGTCAGGCTCCATTGAGGCTG GAGTGACTGCCATTCGGCCGGAAGACCTCGAATTCCCCAACACCATGACAGACATTGACTACGACACATGGATGCTGAG TGGCACGGCCATCATGCAAGACGGGAACACGATGCGCAACAACTACGGGTGTGACCTGGACGCCCTGGGCACGGGTGCACGCATCGGCATGATGCGAACAGCCAAGGGTGACCTGCACTACTTCATCAACGGCCAGGACCAAGGCGCCGCCTGCTCAGGCTTGCCTCCGGGTAAAG AGGTGTACGCAGTAGTGGATCTTTACGGCCAGTGTGTCCAAGTGTCCATCACCAATGCCACCGGCCCCATGGACAACAGCTTGGCAACCAGCAACACTGCCACCGAGAAATCCTTCCCTTTGCACTCCCCAG CGGCTGGCGTGGCTCACCGATTCCACAGTACTTGCGGCAAGAATGTGGCCCTGGAGGAGGATGGCACAAGGGCGGTACGTGCGGTGGGCTATGCGCATGGCCTGGTCTTCAGCACCAAGGAACTCAAGACGGAGGAAGTATTTGAG GTGAAAGTAGAGGAACTGGATGAGAAGTGGGCGGGCTCCCTCCGGCTGGGGCTGACCACACTAGCGCCCGGGGAGATGGGGCCTGGCGCAGGTGGGGGCCCagggctgcctccctccctcccggagCTCCGGACAAAGACCACCTGGATGGTGTCCAGCTGTGAAGTGAGGCGTGACGGGCAGCTCCAGAGGATGAACTACGGCCGGAGCCTGGAGAGGCTGGGG GTGGGGAGCCGCGTGGGCATTCGTCGGGGCGCAGATGACACGATGCACATCCTGGTGGATGGAGAGGACATGGGGCCCGCAGCTACCGGCATTGCCAAG AATGTGTGGGCCGTGCTGGATCTCTACGGGCCGGTACGGAGTGTGTCTGTGGTCAGCTCCACAAGGCTGGAGGAGCCCGAGGGCACCCAGCCTCCATCTCCCAGCTCGGACACGGGCAGCGAGGCCGAGGAAGATGACGATGGGGAGGAGCACAGCTTGAGA GGTCAGAGTCAAGTGGCCATGATGTCGACGTCACTGGAGTTCCTGGAGAACCATGGGAAGAATATCCTTTTGTCCAACGGGAACCGTACGGCCACACGCGTAGCCAGCTACAACCAGGGCATCGTTGTCATCAACCAGCCCCTGGTGCCCCAGCTCCTAGTCCAG GTGCGGATAGACTTCCTGAACCGGCAGTGGACATCTTCCCTGGTCCTGGGAGTCATCACCTGCCCGCCTGAGAGGCTCAACTTCCCTGCTTCTGCCTGCGCCCTCAAACGGGCAGCCTGGCTGCTGCGGGGCCGGGGCATCTTCCACAATGGTCTCAAG ATTTGTGAGAAGTTTGGGCCAAATCTGGACACGTGTCCTGAAGGCACCATCCTGGGGCTGCGGCTAGACAGCTCTGGGGGCCTGCATCTCCACGTCAATGGGATGGACCAGGGGGTGGCGGTATCAGATGTCCCCCAGCCCTGCCATGCGCTTGTGGACCTCTATGGGCAGTGTGAGCAG GTGACAATCGTGAGTCCTGAACCAGGGGCAGCCAGTGGGAAGAGTGCTGGAACCCAAGGGGACATGGAGAAAGCGGACATGGTGGATG GTATCAAGGAAAGTGTGTGCTGGGGCCCCCTGCCAGCTGCCAGCCCTCTCAAGAGCTGCGAGTACCACGCCCTCTGCTCCCGCTTCCAAGAACTGCTGTTGCTTCCTG AGGACTATTTCATGCCTCCACCCAAGCGGAGCCTGTGCTACTGTGAGTCTTGCCGGAAGCTTCGAG GAGGCTCCCAAGAGGGTGCGTGGAAGAAGCCACAGAACCTTTACTGGTCGAGGGGAGGATCTTTGTCCAGTCTGCCCGGTCTACACCCTAGGGTGAATCCCCGCCTGGAAGCTGGAACGATGACTAAGAAGTGGCACATGGCATATCACGGGAGCAACGTGGCAGCCATCCGGAGGGTGCTAGACCGAGGAGAGCTGGGAGCAG GCACCGCCTCCATCCTGAGCTGCCGGCCCTTGAAAGGCAAGCCTGGGGTGGGGTTTGAGGAGCCTGGCGAGAACTGCGCCCCACCCCGGGAGGAGCAGCCCCCTTCCGTCTTGCTGTCCCCCTCCCTCCAGTATGCTGGGGCCGAGACCCTAGCGTCCAAAGTGCA
- the NEURL4 gene encoding neuralized-like protein 4 isoform X2, giving the protein MAAGSGGSGGSGGGPGPGPGGGGGPGGSGAGPGSGGELHPRTGRLVSLSACGRTARRQQPGQEFNHGLVLSREPLRDGRVFTVRIDRKVNSWSGSIEIGVTALDPSVLDFPSSATGLKGGSWVVSGCSVLRDGRSVLEEYGQDLDQLGEGDRVGVERTVAGELRLWVNGRDCGVAATGLPARVWAVVDLYGKCTQITVLPPEPGFSPPAPIPTPPLEPSAPPEDSTLTEQATSGDEAFMVSPAQPRPETFPNSLESHNDFASMELSEVVGNAILSAYNGGLLNVNLSSPPAGEGLGSGGAATSPILTSNDALLFHEKCGTLIKLSNNNKTAERRRPLDEFNNGVVMTNRPLRDNEMFEIRIDKLVDKWSGSIEIGVTTHNPNNLEYPATMTNLQSGTIMMSGCGILTNGKGTRREYCEFSLDELQEGDHIGLTRKSNSALHFFINGIDQGVATPLTPPVVYGVVDLYGMAVKVTIVHNNNHSDRLRRNNAILRALSPEGALRRATPATQAEPERLLFHPNCGQKAAITHEGRTALRPQYGPWCGEKPAAGTLTGSEEGWRSRSATDDFNHGVVLSSRALRDGEVFQVRIDKMVDKWAGSIEIGVTTHNPAYLQLPSTMTNLRSGTWMMTGNGVMHNGTTILDEYGHNLDRLKVGEQAGDTVGVVRREDGTLHFFVNGMTQGPAAWNVPPGVYAVVDLYGQAAQATIVDDVEVPPAPEPLSEGNNQVSPSSPSSGAGGSDLRFHQLHGSNAVITNGGRTALRHNCRSEFNDAIVISNRALRDGELFEIVIQKMVDRWSGSIEAGVTAIRPEDLEFPNTMTDIDYDTWMLSGTAIMQDGNTMRNNYGCDLDALGTGARIGMMRTAKGDLHYFINGQDQGAACSGLPPEVYAVVDLYGQCVQVSITNATGPMDNSLATSNTATEKSFPLHSPAAGVAHRFHSTCGKNVALEEDGTRAVRAVGYAHGLVFSTKELKTEEVFEVKVEELDEKWAGSLRLGLTTLAPGEMGPGAGGGPGLPPSLPELRTKTTWMVSSCEVRRDGQLQRMNYGRSLERLGVGSRVGIRRGADDTMHILVDGEDMGPAATGIAKNVWAVLDLYGPVRSVSVVSSTRLEEPEGTQPPSPSSDTGSEAEEDDDGEEHSLRGQSQVAMMSTSLEFLENHGKNILLSNGNRTATRVASYNQGIVVINQPLVPQLLVQVRIDFLNRQWTSSLVLGVITCPPERLNFPASACALKRAAWLLRGRGIFHNGLKICEKFGPNLDTCPEGTILGLRLDSSGGLHLHVNGMDQGVAVSDVPQPCHALVDLYGQCEQVTIVSPEPGAASGKSAGTQGDMEKADMVDGIKESVCWGPLPAASPLKSCEYHALCSRFQELLLLPEDYFMPPPKRSLCYCESCRKLRGGSQEGAWKKPQNLYWSRGGSLSSLPGLHPRVNPRLEAGTMTKKWHMAYHGSNVAAIRRVLDRGELGAGTASILSCRPLKGKPGVGFEEPGENCAPPREEQPPSVLLSPSLQYAGAETLASKVQFRDPKSQRTHQAQVAFQVCVRPGSYTPGPPSATLREPPDPHFSPAELEWITKEKGATLLYALLVRVE; this is encoded by the exons ATGGCGGCGGGGTCGGGTGGGAGCGGGGGCTCCGGGGGTGGCCCCGGGCCGGggcctggcgggggtgggggccccGGCGGGAGCGGCGCAGGGCCGGGGTCCGGCGGGGAGTTGCACCCCCGCACCGGGCGCCTGGTGAGCCTGTCGGCCTGCGGGCGTACCGCGCGGCGGCAGCAGCCGGGCCAGGAGTTTAACCACGGGCTGGTGTTGAGCCGGGAGCCCTTGCGCGATGGACGCGTCTTCACCGTCCGCATCGACCGCAAG GTCAACTCCTGGAGTGGCTCCATTGAGATTGGGGTGACGGCCCTAGACCCCAGTGTTCTGGACTTCCCAAGCAGCGCCACAGGGCTGAAGGGGGGCTCATGGGTAGTGTCAGGCTGCTCGGTGTTGAGGGATGGACGCTCTGTGCTGGAGGAGTATGGTCAGGACCTGGACCAGCTTGGTGAAGGGGACCGTGTGGGCGTGGAGCGCACAGTTGCTGGGGAGCTGCGGCTCTGGGTGAATGGGCGGGACTGTGGTGTTGCCGCCACGGGCCTCCCCGCCCGGGTCTGGGCCGTGGTGGACCTTTACGGCAAGTGCACCCAGATCACCGTGCTGCCCCCCGAGCCAGGTTTCAGCCCCCCTGCTCCCATCCCCACACCTCCCCTCGAGCCCTCTGCACCCCCTGAAGATTCCACCTTGACTGAACAGGCGACCTCTGGGGATGAAG CCTTCATGGTGTCCCCAGCGCAGCCCCGGCCGGAGACGTTTCCTAACAGCCTTGAGTCGCATAATG ACTTTGCCAGCATGGAGCTCTCTGAGGTGGTGGGCAACGCCATCCTTTCTGCCTACAACGGGGGGCTCCTAAATGTGAACCTGAGCTCCCCACCGGCAGGGGAAGGACTGGGGTCTGGCGGGGCTGCCACCTCGCCCATCCTCACCTCCAACGACGCCCTGCTCTTTCACGAGAAGTGTGGGACTCTCATCAAACTCAGCAACAACAATAAGACAGCTGAGCGCCGCCGGCCCCTGGACGAATTCAACAACGGGGTTGTCATGACCAACCGCCCTCTCCGGGACAATGAGATGTTTGAG ATCCGCATTGACAAGCTCGTAGACAAGTGGTCGGGCTCCATTGAGATTGGTGTCACCACCCACAACCCCAACAACCTGGAGTACCCTGCCACCATGACCAATTTACAGTCAG GCACCATCATGATGAGCGGCTGTGGGATCCTGACCAATGGCAAGGGCACCCGCCGGGAGTACTGTGAATTCAGCCTGGATGAGCTGCAG GAGGGCGACCACATTGGTCTCACAAGGAAGTCCAACTCAGCCCTGCACTTCTTTATCAATGGCATTGATCAGG GCGTGGCTACCCCACTGACACCCCCAGTGGTGTACGGCGTGGTGGACTTGTACGGGATGGCTGTGAAGGTGACCATCGTCCACAATAACAACCACAGCGACCGGCTGCGTCGAAACAATGCCATCCTGCGGGCACTGTCCCCCGAGGGCGCCCTGCGTCGCGCCACTCCTGCCACCCAGGCAGAGCCCGAGCGCCTGCTCTTCCACCCTAACTGCGGGCAGAAGGCAGCTATCACCCACGAGGGACGCACTGCCCTGAGGCCCCAGTATGGCCCATGGTGTGGGGAGAAGCCTGCTGCAGGGACTCTAACAGGATCGGAGGAGGGGTGGAGAAGCAGGAG TGCCACAGATGACTTCAACCATGGCGTGGTGCTGAGTAGCAGAGCCCTGCGGGACGGAGAGGTGTTTCAGGTGCGCATCGACAAGATGGTGGACAAGTGGGCTGGCTCCATTGAGATTGGTGTCACCACCCACAACCCTGCCTACCTCCAGTTGCCCTCCACCATGACCAACTTGCGCTCTG GGACCTGGATGATGACCGGGAATGGGGTGATGCACAACGGAACGACCATTTTGGACGAGTATGGGCACAATCTGGACCGCCTCAAGGTGGGGGAGCAG GCAGGGGACACTGTGGGCGTGGTGCGGCGGGAGGACGGGACCCTGCACTTCTTCGTCAACGGGATGACCCAGGGCCCTGCGGCCTGGAATGTGCCCCCTGGCGTCTACGCTGTTGTGGACCTCTATGGCCAGGCAGCCCAAGCTACCATTGTGGATGACGTGG AGGTGCCCCCGGCCCCTGAGCCCCTCTCTGAAGGGAACAACCAGGTGTCTCCCAGCTCCCCATCATCAGGGGCCGGGGGCTCTGACCTGCGCTTCCATCAGCTGCACGGCAGTAATGCAGTCATCACCAACGGGGGCCGCACCGCACTCCGGCACAACTGCCGCAGCGAGTTCAATGACGCCATCGTCATCTCCAACCG GGCCCTGCGGGACGGAGAGCTGTTTGAAATCGTTATTCAGAAGATGGTGGACCGCTGGTCAGGCTCCATTGAGGCTG GAGTGACTGCCATTCGGCCGGAAGACCTCGAATTCCCCAACACCATGACAGACATTGACTACGACACATGGATGCTGAG TGGCACGGCCATCATGCAAGACGGGAACACGATGCGCAACAACTACGGGTGTGACCTGGACGCCCTGGGCACGGGTGCACGCATCGGCATGATGCGAACAGCCAAGGGTGACCTGCACTACTTCATCAACGGCCAGGACCAAGGCGCCGCCTGCTCAGGCTTGCCTCCGG AGGTGTACGCAGTAGTGGATCTTTACGGCCAGTGTGTCCAAGTGTCCATCACCAATGCCACCGGCCCCATGGACAACAGCTTGGCAACCAGCAACACTGCCACCGAGAAATCCTTCCCTTTGCACTCCCCAG CGGCTGGCGTGGCTCACCGATTCCACAGTACTTGCGGCAAGAATGTGGCCCTGGAGGAGGATGGCACAAGGGCGGTACGTGCGGTGGGCTATGCGCATGGCCTGGTCTTCAGCACCAAGGAACTCAAGACGGAGGAAGTATTTGAG GTGAAAGTAGAGGAACTGGATGAGAAGTGGGCGGGCTCCCTCCGGCTGGGGCTGACCACACTAGCGCCCGGGGAGATGGGGCCTGGCGCAGGTGGGGGCCCagggctgcctccctccctcccggagCTCCGGACAAAGACCACCTGGATGGTGTCCAGCTGTGAAGTGAGGCGTGACGGGCAGCTCCAGAGGATGAACTACGGCCGGAGCCTGGAGAGGCTGGGG GTGGGGAGCCGCGTGGGCATTCGTCGGGGCGCAGATGACACGATGCACATCCTGGTGGATGGAGAGGACATGGGGCCCGCAGCTACCGGCATTGCCAAG AATGTGTGGGCCGTGCTGGATCTCTACGGGCCGGTACGGAGTGTGTCTGTGGTCAGCTCCACAAGGCTGGAGGAGCCCGAGGGCACCCAGCCTCCATCTCCCAGCTCGGACACGGGCAGCGAGGCCGAGGAAGATGACGATGGGGAGGAGCACAGCTTGAGA GGTCAGAGTCAAGTGGCCATGATGTCGACGTCACTGGAGTTCCTGGAGAACCATGGGAAGAATATCCTTTTGTCCAACGGGAACCGTACGGCCACACGCGTAGCCAGCTACAACCAGGGCATCGTTGTCATCAACCAGCCCCTGGTGCCCCAGCTCCTAGTCCAG GTGCGGATAGACTTCCTGAACCGGCAGTGGACATCTTCCCTGGTCCTGGGAGTCATCACCTGCCCGCCTGAGAGGCTCAACTTCCCTGCTTCTGCCTGCGCCCTCAAACGGGCAGCCTGGCTGCTGCGGGGCCGGGGCATCTTCCACAATGGTCTCAAG ATTTGTGAGAAGTTTGGGCCAAATCTGGACACGTGTCCTGAAGGCACCATCCTGGGGCTGCGGCTAGACAGCTCTGGGGGCCTGCATCTCCACGTCAATGGGATGGACCAGGGGGTGGCGGTATCAGATGTCCCCCAGCCCTGCCATGCGCTTGTGGACCTCTATGGGCAGTGTGAGCAG GTGACAATCGTGAGTCCTGAACCAGGGGCAGCCAGTGGGAAGAGTGCTGGAACCCAAGGGGACATGGAGAAAGCGGACATGGTGGATG GTATCAAGGAAAGTGTGTGCTGGGGCCCCCTGCCAGCTGCCAGCCCTCTCAAGAGCTGCGAGTACCACGCCCTCTGCTCCCGCTTCCAAGAACTGCTGTTGCTTCCTG AGGACTATTTCATGCCTCCACCCAAGCGGAGCCTGTGCTACTGTGAGTCTTGCCGGAAGCTTCGAG GAGGCTCCCAAGAGGGTGCGTGGAAGAAGCCACAGAACCTTTACTGGTCGAGGGGAGGATCTTTGTCCAGTCTGCCCGGTCTACACCCTAGGGTGAATCCCCGCCTGGAAGCTGGAACGATGACTAAGAAGTGGCACATGGCATATCACGGGAGCAACGTGGCAGCCATCCGGAGGGTGCTAGACCGAGGAGAGCTGGGAGCAG GCACCGCCTCCATCCTGAGCTGCCGGCCCTTGAAAGGCAAGCCTGGGGTGGGGTTTGAGGAGCCTGGCGAGAACTGCGCCCCACCCCGGGAGGAGCAGCCCCCTTCCGTCTTGCTGTCCCCCTCCCTCCAGTATGCTGGGGCCGAGACCCTAGCGTCCAAAGTGCA